Proteins encoded within one genomic window of Aquarana catesbeiana isolate 2022-GZ linkage group LG03, ASM4218655v1, whole genome shotgun sequence:
- the LOC141134369 gene encoding tripartite motif-containing protein 14-like has product MLLSEARYRLEMLTCWKRMELCGNQKFMRDGDNEDRERHEELLHDGGRLDVDGISHILHTLSDITEVNVDFYIQGAENILLDINTAHNDLQISDARKTVSRSDRNQNHPKTPERFLYWSQVLSSRRFSSRRHYWEVDVRGSDSWRVGMCYPSIDRRGQQSLIGYNKKSCGLDRTGNQFGVIHDSKCVPLPTNPSSNRVRIYLDYEAGRISFYDLCDPIRHLHTFTTTFTEPLHAGVCVEKGCIKICRGKREM; this is encoded by the exons ATGCTGCTAAGCGAAGCACGCTACAGACTCGAGATGCTTACTTGCTGGAAGCGGATGGAGCTCTGTGGAAACCAGAAGTTCATGAGG gatggagataatgaggacagagagagacatgaagaactcctccatgatggagggcgTCTGGACGTGGATGGGATatcacacatattacacacattatctgatataacagaggtaaatgtagacttctatatacagggagctgaAAACATATTATTGGATATAAACACAGCTCATAATGATCTACAGATATCAGATGccaggaaaactgtatccaggtcagatAGAAACCAGAATCATCcaaaaacaccagagagatttctgTATTGgtctcaggtgttgagcagtcggagATTCTCCTCaaggagacattactgggaagtggatgtcaggGGATCAGATAGCTGGAGAGTCggaatgtgttaccccagtatagacaggagaggacagcagtCATTGATTGGATATAATAAGAAGTCCTGTGGATTGGACAGGACTGGTAATCAGTTTGGGGTGATACATGATAGTAAATGTGTCCCTTTACCCACCAAtccctccagtaacagagtcaggatatatctggattatgaggccggacggatctccttttatgatctgtgtgacccgatccgacatctccacaccttcaccaccaccttcactgagcccctccatgctggggtcTGTGTAGAGAAAGGTTGTATAAAGATCTGTAGGGGGAAACGGGAGATGTGA